In Paenibacillus sp. FSL M7-0420, a single genomic region encodes these proteins:
- a CDS encoding nucleotidyltransferase domain-containing protein, which yields MTDRKILNQASLTKEVYLILALLNSGNPDETARKHPQLFTEVNWDLFVELNRQHRVYPYLYSRLSKMEEKAVPSEVLEQLKWQYRRNTVQMLQLSGEMSNIAGQLAELNIRCLFLKGPVLGQELYGDLSQRTSRDLDFLVPIEQLEDAETLLIRLGYEKEDKFESLLGDWKWREHHSTFVHPVSNVNLELHWRLGPGPAKEPAFDELWRHSRTSSTFGQNVRYLGPEDLFMFLAVHGARHAWSRLRWLQDIKMLLMGQQPPDSAKLIQLLQRYNHNAIGGQTLILARELLETPVDPALSPLLDNPKARRLAQDILFYLPRIVNLNTPPLEPEVEQHFNRYLPSILSPRNRMLRSASFLYPYAADAKTLPLPKPLHFLYFPLRPLLWSWRKVTGAEKEM from the coding sequence AAGTATACCTTATTCTTGCACTACTGAATTCCGGAAATCCAGATGAGACGGCGCGGAAGCATCCGCAGTTGTTCACAGAGGTGAACTGGGACTTATTCGTGGAACTGAACCGGCAGCACAGGGTGTATCCCTACCTCTATTCCAGGCTGAGCAAGATGGAGGAGAAGGCGGTCCCTTCCGAAGTTCTGGAGCAGCTGAAATGGCAATACCGCAGGAATACGGTGCAGATGCTCCAGCTTAGCGGTGAAATGAGCAATATTGCGGGTCAGCTGGCCGAGCTGAATATCCGCTGTCTGTTCCTCAAAGGGCCGGTGCTTGGGCAGGAGCTGTACGGAGACCTGTCGCAGCGCACCTCCCGGGATCTCGACTTCCTGGTGCCGATTGAACAGCTGGAGGATGCCGAAACCTTGCTGATCCGGCTGGGCTATGAGAAGGAAGACAAGTTCGAGAGCCTGCTTGGCGACTGGAAATGGCGGGAGCATCATTCGACGTTCGTGCATCCTGTCAGCAATGTCAACCTGGAGCTGCACTGGCGGTTAGGACCGGGTCCTGCCAAAGAGCCTGCGTTCGACGAGCTCTGGCGTCATTCGCGGACCAGCAGCACCTTCGGCCAGAATGTCCGCTATCTGGGGCCGGAGGATCTGTTCATGTTCCTGGCTGTACACGGTGCCAGACATGCCTGGTCCCGGCTGAGATGGCTGCAGGACATCAAGATGCTGCTAATGGGACAGCAGCCGCCCGACTCCGCCAAGCTGATTCAATTACTACAGCGGTATAATCACAACGCTATAGGAGGACAGACGCTGATTCTGGCCAGAGAGCTGCTGGAGACGCCGGTTGACCCGGCGCTATCCCCGCTGCTGGACAACCCCAAGGCCCGCAGACTGGCGCAGGACATTCTGTTCTATCTCCCGCGCATCGTGAATTTAAATACCCCTCCGCTGGAGCCGGAGGTGGAGCAGCATTTCAACCGTTATCTCCCAAGCATCCTGTCCCCGCGGAACCGGATGCTCCGCTCTGCCAGCTTCCTCTATCCCTATGCAGCGGATGCCAAGACCCTGCCGCTGCCGAAGCCGCTGCATTTCTTGTATTTCCCGCTGCGGCCTTTGCTGTGGAGCTGGCGGAAGGTGACGGGGGCGGAGAAGGAGATGTAG